The following are from one region of the Paenibacillus protaetiae genome:
- the recF gene encoding DNA replication/repair protein RecF (All proteins in this family for which functions are known are DNA-binding proteins that assist the filamentation of RecA onto DNA for the initiation of recombination or recombinational repair.): protein MFLKQIHLQNYRNYSQLELQTDNQVNLFVGPNAQGKTNLLESIFVLALTKSHRTSKDKELIGWQADAARIHGEVDKRYGAVKLDLSLSTQGKRAKINGLEQRKLSDFVGSLNVVMFAPEDLEIVKGTPGVRRRFLDMEIGQVQPGYLHTLQQYAKVLVQRNNYLKTAGSGSFQQAMMDVWNMQLAEHGVKIMKKRKHFIHKLQGWAEQIHSGITAGLEQLVIEYRPSFDAGSSEDETVLFEQFMLKLSQVKDQEVRRGMTLAGPHRDDLAFYINGKEAHVYGSQGQQRTTALSLKLAEIELIREEIGEYPLLLLDDVLSELDQHRQTQLIETFQSKVQTFITTTGIESVNIAKLHDAGIYHVREGQVTR from the coding sequence GTGTTTTTAAAACAAATCCATCTGCAAAACTACCGGAACTACAGCCAGCTGGAGCTGCAGACGGACAATCAAGTGAATTTGTTTGTTGGGCCTAATGCACAAGGGAAAACGAATTTGCTGGAATCCATCTTTGTGCTGGCCCTCACCAAATCGCATCGCACCTCCAAGGACAAGGAGCTGATCGGCTGGCAGGCCGATGCGGCGCGGATCCACGGCGAAGTCGATAAGCGGTACGGCGCGGTGAAGCTGGATTTATCTTTGTCCACACAGGGCAAACGAGCCAAAATTAACGGCCTCGAGCAGCGCAAGCTGAGTGATTTTGTCGGATCGCTTAATGTGGTCATGTTTGCGCCGGAAGATTTGGAAATAGTGAAAGGCACACCGGGCGTGCGGAGACGGTTTCTCGACATGGAGATCGGTCAGGTGCAGCCCGGTTATTTGCATACGCTTCAGCAATACGCCAAAGTGCTTGTCCAGCGTAACAATTATTTAAAGACAGCCGGCAGCGGCAGCTTCCAGCAGGCGATGATGGATGTATGGAATATGCAGCTTGCGGAGCATGGTGTTAAAATTATGAAAAAAAGGAAACACTTTATTCATAAACTGCAAGGCTGGGCAGAGCAAATTCATAGCGGCATAACAGCAGGCCTGGAGCAGCTTGTCATTGAGTACCGGCCATCGTTTGACGCAGGCTCCTCGGAAGATGAAACTGTTTTATTTGAACAATTTATGTTAAAGTTATCACAGGTGAAAGATCAGGAGGTTCGCAGGGGAATGACGCTTGCCGGGCCTCATCGGGATGATCTTGCTTTTTATATAAACGGCAAGGAAGCGCATGTTTACGGCTCGCAAGGGCAGCAGCGCACGACGGCCTTGTCGCTGAAACTGGCGGAAATTGAGCTGATTCGGGAAGAGATCGGCGAATATCCGCTCTTGCTGCTGGACGATGTGCTGTCAGAGCTGGACCAGCACCGCCAGACGCAGCTTATCGAAACTTTTCAAAGCAAAGTGCAAACGTTTATAACAACAACCGGAATCGAAAGCGTCAATATTGCCAAGCTTCATGATGCCGGTATTTATCATGTGCGGGAAGGCCAAGTGACACGTTAG
- the yaaA gene encoding S4 domain-containing protein YaaA, with amino-acid sequence MKQIEIHTEYIQLGQFLKLADCIQTGGHAKFFLQENEVLINGEPDNRRGRKLYAGDRIEVEGCGVFTVTRT; translated from the coding sequence ATGAAACAAATCGAGATTCACACCGAATACATTCAGCTCGGCCAGTTTTTGAAGCTGGCTGACTGCATTCAAACCGGCGGGCATGCGAAGTTTTTTTTGCAGGAGAATGAGGTTCTTATTAACGGAGAGCCGGATAACCGGCGCGGCAGAAAGCTGTATGCAGGAGATCGGATAGAAGTTGAAGGCTGCGGCGTATTTACGGTCACCAGGACGTGA